In Aestuariibaculum lutulentum, one DNA window encodes the following:
- a CDS encoding YfhO family protein — protein MQFSFKKALPHLLVILGFVIVALAYFNPVLKGKKIFQSDIMQYIGMSKQQNDFREATGTETYWTDSAFAGMPTYQLGAKYPHNYIKQLDLALRFIPRPADYLFLYFLGFYILLLVLKVDFKLAALGALAFGFSTYLIIILGVGHNSKAHAIAYMPLVLSGIILTFQRKYLGGFLLTTVAMGLELVANHFQMTYYLMFLVIILGIAYLVDAYKRKTLPDYFKAIAVLVGAVVLSIALNATNILATQEYVKESKRGKSELTINPDGSPKVATTGLDKDYITQFSYGIAETFNLYIPRFMGGGNGEDVGKDSATYDAFRKLGATTTQAAQEAKRAPMYWGEQPIVEAPAYIGAVVLFLFVLALFLVKGRLKWWLVGGTVFSLLLSYGKNFSLLTDFFIDYVPLYNKFRAVTSIQVLLELCVPVLAVFGLVKLFKDENTKEEKLKALKYTAGITGGIAVLFLLFKTSLFDFVGVNDGFYRQNYGPDFVEALKADRKTLFTNDTIRTLVLVLLSAGAVYMFLKEKFKQQTVIFVFAALILFDLVGVDRRYVNNDDFVSAREVDKPFTANAIDKEILKDESHFRVYDLVSGPSKPSYFHNSLTGYNAAELRRYNDVFEFYVAKNNMNVLNLLNTKYIIAQDKEGQMFPYVNDEANGNAWFIESFKTVDNPNDEILALDKLDNKKQAVLNIVDFGNTFKSEIPNYTVDSTATITLVEQQPNYLKYQSVNKNDGFAVFSEVYYGNGWKTIIDGKEASHIRVDYTLRGMEIPEGKHTIEFKFDPDVVKTGSTITLAGSLLFALLLVGGLFYEFKKKKETIA, from the coding sequence ATGCAATTTTCATTTAAAAAAGCACTTCCACATTTATTAGTTATTTTAGGGTTTGTTATTGTTGCGCTAGCATATTTTAACCCGGTTTTAAAAGGAAAGAAAATTTTTCAGAGCGATATCATGCAATATATAGGCATGAGTAAGCAACAAAATGATTTTAGAGAAGCAACAGGTACCGAAACCTATTGGACGGACAGTGCTTTTGCCGGGATGCCTACTTATCAGTTAGGGGCAAAATATCCGCATAATTATATTAAACAATTAGATTTAGCTTTACGTTTTATTCCGCGTCCGGCTGATTATTTATTTCTTTATTTTTTAGGCTTTTACATCTTACTTTTGGTGCTAAAAGTCGATTTTAAACTCGCTGCTTTAGGGGCTTTGGCCTTTGGTTTTTCAACCTATTTAATCATTATTCTTGGAGTTGGGCATAATAGCAAGGCACATGCTATAGCCTATATGCCATTGGTGCTAAGTGGTATTATTTTAACTTTTCAGCGAAAATATTTAGGAGGATTTTTACTTACAACTGTTGCGATGGGACTGGAGTTGGTTGCAAACCATTTCCAAATGACTTACTATTTAATGTTTTTGGTCATTATTTTAGGAATCGCTTATTTGGTTGATGCATACAAAAGGAAAACCTTACCAGACTATTTTAAAGCTATTGCAGTATTAGTTGGGGCGGTTGTTTTGTCGATAGCTTTAAATGCTACGAATATTTTAGCCACTCAAGAATACGTAAAGGAAAGCAAACGAGGAAAAAGCGAATTAACTATTAATCCTGATGGTTCACCTAAGGTTGCAACTACAGGTTTAGATAAAGACTATATTACACAATTTAGTTATGGAATAGCCGAAACATTTAATCTGTATATCCCAAGATTTATGGGAGGAGGTAATGGTGAAGATGTTGGTAAAGATTCTGCAACTTACGATGCTTTTAGAAAGTTAGGAGCAACCACTACACAAGCAGCTCAGGAAGCTAAACGTGCACCGATGTATTGGGGAGAGCAACCAATAGTTGAGGCTCCTGCATATATTGGAGCAGTTGTACTATTTTTATTTGTACTGGCTTTGTTTTTAGTAAAAGGCCGATTAAAATGGTGGTTGGTTGGCGGAACTGTATTTTCATTACTATTATCTTACGGAAAGAATTTTAGTTTACTAACCGATTTCTTTATTGATTATGTACCACTTTACAATAAGTTTAGAGCAGTAACATCTATTCAGGTGTTACTGGAATTGTGTGTTCCGGTGTTAGCTGTTTTCGGACTGGTAAAGTTATTTAAAGATGAAAATACTAAAGAAGAAAAGTTAAAAGCTTTAAAATATACTGCTGGTATAACTGGAGGAATAGCTGTTTTATTCCTGTTATTTAAGACTTCCTTATTCGATTTTGTTGGTGTAAACGATGGATTCTACCGTCAGAATTATGGGCCAGATTTTGTTGAAGCTTTAAAGGCCGATAGAAAAACATTATTTACTAATGATACGATAAGAACTTTGGTTTTGGTGCTGTTATCAGCCGGAGCGGTTTACATGTTCTTAAAAGAGAAGTTTAAACAACAAACCGTTATTTTTGTTTTTGCAGCCTTGATTTTATTTGATTTGGTGGGTGTAGACAGACGTTACGTAAACAATGACGATTTTGTCTCAGCGAGAGAAGTCGATAAGCCATTTACAGCAAATGCGATTGATAAGGAAATTTTAAAAGACGAGAGTCATTTTAGAGTTTACGATTTAGTTTCAGGGCCATCAAAACCTTCGTATTTCCATAATTCTTTAACGGGTTATAACGCAGCGGAATTACGCCGTTATAATGATGTTTTTGAGTTTTATGTGGCTAAAAACAATATGAATGTATTGAATTTGCTGAATACAAAATACATTATTGCTCAAGATAAAGAAGGGCAGATGTTCCCTTATGTAAATGATGAGGCTAATGGTAATGCCTGGTTTATTGAAAGTTTTAAAACCGTTGATAATCCTAACGATGAAATCTTAGCTTTAGATAAGTTGGACAATAAAAAACAGGCGGTTTTGAATATCGTTGATTTTGGAAATACCTTCAAATCTGAAATTCCAAACTACACAGTAGATTCAACCGCAACCATAACTTTGGTTGAACAACAACCTAACTATTTAAAATATCAGTCGGTTAACAAAAATGATGGTTTTGCTGTATTTTCAGAAGTGTATTATGGAAATGGTTGGAAAACGATTATCGACGGTAAAGAGGCTTCGCATATTCGTGTAGATTATACCTTACGCGGTATGGAAATTCCAGAGGGTAAACATACAATTGAGTTTAAGTTCGACCCGGATGTGGTGAAAACCGGAAGTACAATAACTTTAGCGGGCTCATTACTTTTTGCTTTGCTATTGGTTGGTGGATTATTTTACGAGTTTAAAAAGAAAAAGGAAACTATTGCCTAA
- a CDS encoding glycosyltransferase family 4 protein, which produces MPKKVLIISYYWPPAGGPGVQRWLKFVKYLPDFNVEPIVYIPENPNYPLLDESLLEEVSKDVTIIKQPINEPYKLAGLFSKKSSKAISKGIIPEQKKQSLTEKLLLFVRGNFFIPDARKGWVKPSVNFLSEYISKEHIETIITTGPPHSMHLIGLHLKTKLGVKWLADFRDPWTTIGYHKQLKLTSSSAKKHKALEKEVLNSADEIIVTSFTTKSEFEAITNKPVHVITNGYDYEPLEEFTMDSKFSLAHIGSLLSKRNPEVLWRVLRDLRNESDGFAKDFQLNLIGAVSEDVLRSMNRYGLDNCIKNIGYVSHQKAIKHQKQSQLLLLIEIDSDETKCIIPGKLFEYMVSNRPIIALGPKDSDVEAIIKETNTGNYFYYNSYSSLKSVILEHYKAFKNNELQVHAIGLQKYSRKALTKSLSNLI; this is translated from the coding sequence TTGCCTAAAAAAGTCCTCATAATAAGCTATTACTGGCCTCCTGCTGGAGGTCCCGGAGTTCAACGTTGGTTAAAGTTTGTAAAATACTTACCAGATTTTAATGTTGAGCCGATAGTTTATATTCCTGAAAATCCTAATTATCCACTTCTTGATGAAAGTTTATTAGAAGAAGTTTCTAAAGATGTAACAATCATCAAACAGCCGATTAATGAGCCTTATAAACTGGCAGGGTTATTTTCTAAGAAGTCGTCGAAAGCTATTAGTAAGGGGATTATTCCGGAACAAAAAAAGCAGAGTTTAACTGAAAAACTTTTGCTGTTTGTACGTGGAAACTTTTTTATTCCTGATGCGCGTAAAGGATGGGTAAAACCTTCGGTTAATTTTCTTTCAGAATATATTTCAAAAGAACATATTGAAACTATTATAACCACCGGGCCACCACATAGTATGCACTTAATTGGTTTACATTTAAAAACTAAATTAGGCGTGAAATGGCTGGCCGATTTTAGAGATCCGTGGACAACGATTGGATACCATAAGCAGTTAAAATTGACGTCCTCTTCAGCTAAAAAACATAAGGCTTTAGAAAAGGAAGTTTTAAATTCAGCTGATGAAATTATTGTAACCAGTTTTACTACAAAATCTGAATTTGAAGCAATTACAAACAAACCTGTTCATGTTATTACCAATGGTTATGATTATGAGCCTTTGGAGGAATTTACAATGGATTCTAAGTTTTCTTTGGCGCATATAGGTTCCTTATTATCAAAGCGTAATCCGGAAGTTTTGTGGCGTGTGTTACGCGATTTAAGGAATGAAAGTGATGGTTTTGCCAAAGACTTTCAATTGAATTTAATAGGGGCCGTAAGCGAAGATGTGCTAAGATCTATGAATAGATATGGTTTAGATAATTGTATTAAAAATATAGGCTATGTATCACATCAAAAGGCGATAAAGCATCAAAAGCAGTCGCAATTGTTGCTGCTTATTGAAATTGATTCAGACGAAACCAAATGCATTATTCCAGGAAAACTTTTTGAGTATATGGTGTCTAATCGACCAATTATAGCCTTAGGTCCTAAAGATTCAGATGTCGAGGCCATTATTAAAGAAACCAACACAGGTAACTACTTTTACTATAACAGTTACAGTTCATTAAAATCTGTTATTTTAGAGCATTATAAGGCATTTAAAAATAACGAATTACAAGTGCACGCCATTGGTCTGCAAAAATACAGTCGTAAGGCTTTAACCAAATCGCTATCAAATTTGATTTAA
- a CDS encoding lipopolysaccharide biosynthesis protein: MGIVASQSVKNIISTYLGFFIGAINTLFLYTKFMSDEYYGMVGYMLSLAYVIMPVMAFGVHNTIVKFYSSFKTRVSLNSFLTLMLFLPIIVTIPLTVLGVFSYDTIAGFLSKENVIIKNYLWHTFIIAIALAYFEVFFAWAKVQMQTVFGNFMKEVFHRVGAMILLFMLHFEVIGIEQFMQGLVLVYIIRMLIMKLYAFSIKWPVLTFKKVNNLSSILKYSFLIIIAGSIATVLLDVDKVMLGHYIPIEEIAYYNVAIFIAAVIAVPQRSMHQILLPLSAKYINEKDIKSLEDLSKRSSLTLFVVSGLIFLLIVLNIKQLYHIIPEEFSDALFVVIIISVAKLYDALLGSNNAILFNSDYYRMVLLLGVILVVLMVLLNVIFIPLLGINGAALATFLAMFLYNTIKLIFVYRKFKILPFTANTLKTGGVIVLAVILFYFWDFPFHPILNISLKSALVGLIYVYVIHKFKLSDNISSLLDRFIKLK; encoded by the coding sequence ATGGGTATTGTTGCTTCACAATCTGTAAAAAATATCATTTCTACTTACTTAGGTTTTTTTATTGGAGCTATTAATACCTTGTTCCTCTATACCAAATTTATGAGTGATGAGTATTATGGAATGGTGGGTTATATGTTGTCGTTAGCTTATGTTATAATGCCAGTAATGGCTTTTGGGGTGCATAATACTATTGTCAAGTTTTATTCATCTTTTAAAACAAGAGTATCGCTCAACAGCTTTTTAACATTGATGCTTTTTCTACCCATCATAGTTACTATTCCATTAACTGTTTTAGGAGTTTTTAGTTATGATACCATTGCCGGATTTCTGTCAAAGGAGAATGTAATCATTAAAAATTACTTATGGCATACCTTTATTATAGCGATAGCCTTAGCGTATTTTGAAGTGTTTTTTGCCTGGGCAAAAGTACAGATGCAAACCGTGTTTGGAAATTTTATGAAAGAGGTTTTTCATAGAGTAGGTGCTATGATACTTTTGTTTATGTTGCATTTTGAAGTTATAGGTATTGAACAGTTTATGCAAGGACTGGTTTTGGTTTATATTATTCGAATGTTAATTATGAAACTTTACGCATTCAGTATTAAATGGCCGGTGTTGACCTTTAAAAAGGTGAATAACCTGAGCAGTATTTTAAAGTATTCATTTTTAATCATTATTGCAGGTTCTATTGCCACGGTATTGTTGGATGTCGATAAGGTAATGTTAGGTCATTATATTCCTATTGAAGAAATAGCCTATTATAATGTGGCAATTTTTATTGCAGCGGTTATAGCGGTGCCACAACGGTCAATGCATCAAATTTTGCTGCCACTATCGGCAAAATATATCAATGAAAAAGATATTAAATCATTGGAGGATTTATCAAAGCGTAGTTCACTTACCTTATTTGTGGTTAGCGGATTAATTTTTTTATTAATCGTTTTAAACATAAAGCAGTTGTATCACATCATACCGGAAGAGTTTAGTGATGCACTGTTTGTAGTCATTATTATTAGTGTGGCTAAATTATACGATGCGCTTTTAGGAAGTAATAATGCTATTTTATTCAACAGCGATTATTACAGGATGGTATTGTTACTTGGGGTTATTCTGGTGGTGTTAATGGTGTTATTAAATGTTATTTTTATCCCGTTATTAGGAATCAATGGCGCGGCATTAGCAACGTTTTTAGCTATGTTTTTATACAATACGATTAAGCTGATTTTTGTTTACAGGAAATTTAAAATTTTACCATTTACAGCTAATACTTTAAAAACTGGTGGCGTTATAGTTTTGGCAGTTATTCTATTCTATTTCTGGGATTTTCCGTTTCACCCGATTTTGAATATTAGTTTAAAGTCAGCTTTAGTTGGGCTGATTTATGTTTATGTTATTCATAAGTTTAAATTATCGGATAATATTTCTTCACTTCTCGATAGATTTATCAAACTTAAATAA
- a CDS encoding tetratricopeptide repeat-containing sensor histidine kinase yields MNKKVFLLLFFIGLQGIFCLKISAQQIQDSTKIYYKAITEFKDVNLSTKAFDYFKKKVTKALNDNKPEKAAYNLELIAYGQYTMGFYDQSEQLIIESLKLLDKVEEQSKTQAARERLFNQLGTIYRNLKDYENSNRYFDKALELNQDPENIIAITTNIANNFADQGDYLKAVEILNPLYNQALTIQDISIKVVFIDNLGYYKTKAGDNSGVELMKAALAMRKKSELLSGLFSSYRHLSLFCLDAGNKVKAKSYIDSLQTIGNKIGTPSYQLEALKLKLSLEHNHDFSAYVNLKEQVENEHFLRENKFAAIRYNVAEKEKQLLEKEQELITAELEKQKERNFKLLYLSIGVLVLIISGFVMMILRVKYRKDKVQQVYLTEARISKKVHDEVANDVYQVMSKLQTTPQVNDNILDDLEAIYSKTRDISKENSTIDLNENYLSILKDLLQGYRNNSVNIITKGISQVPWEQIDNIKKITLYRVLQELMVNMKKHSQASNVVMSFKYENNKIQIAYTDNGRGCNLLKGTGMQNMENRIKSINGTIIFESESGRGFKSKISV; encoded by the coding sequence ATGAATAAAAAAGTGTTTTTACTTCTGTTTTTCATTGGGTTACAAGGCATTTTTTGTCTTAAAATTTCGGCACAACAAATACAGGATAGTACCAAAATTTATTATAAAGCTATAACCGAGTTTAAGGACGTTAATCTATCTACAAAAGCGTTCGATTATTTTAAGAAGAAAGTAACTAAAGCATTAAATGATAATAAACCTGAAAAAGCAGCTTATAACCTGGAGTTAATCGCTTATGGGCAATATACAATGGGATTTTACGACCAAAGTGAGCAACTTATCATTGAATCTTTAAAACTACTGGATAAGGTTGAAGAGCAATCAAAAACTCAAGCTGCACGAGAGCGTTTATTTAATCAATTAGGGACTATTTACAGAAATCTTAAAGATTATGAAAATTCCAATCGATATTTCGATAAGGCATTAGAACTTAATCAAGACCCTGAAAATATTATCGCCATTACTACCAACATCGCTAATAATTTTGCCGATCAGGGTGATTATTTAAAGGCTGTTGAGATTTTAAATCCACTTTACAATCAAGCACTAACCATACAAGATATTAGCATAAAAGTTGTTTTTATTGACAATCTTGGCTATTATAAAACAAAAGCAGGAGATAACTCAGGTGTAGAGCTTATGAAAGCCGCTTTGGCTATGAGGAAGAAAAGTGAGCTTTTATCAGGTCTTTTTTCCAGTTATAGACATTTGTCTTTGTTTTGTTTAGATGCAGGAAATAAAGTAAAAGCTAAATCATACATAGATTCGTTACAAACCATTGGAAATAAAATCGGAACTCCGAGTTATCAGTTAGAAGCTTTAAAATTAAAGTTGAGTTTAGAACATAATCATGATTTTAGTGCCTATGTAAATTTGAAAGAACAGGTTGAAAACGAACATTTTTTGAGAGAAAATAAGTTTGCAGCCATACGATACAATGTTGCAGAAAAGGAGAAACAGTTATTAGAGAAAGAACAGGAATTAATCACTGCCGAATTAGAAAAGCAGAAAGAAAGGAATTTTAAATTGCTTTATTTATCTATAGGGGTGTTAGTTTTGATTATTTCAGGATTTGTGATGATGATTCTAAGGGTAAAATACCGTAAAGATAAAGTACAACAGGTATATTTAACAGAAGCGCGAATTTCTAAAAAAGTACACGACGAGGTAGCGAACGATGTGTATCAGGTCATGTCAAAGCTTCAAACAACTCCACAAGTCAATGATAATATTCTAGATGATTTGGAAGCCATATATTCTAAAACCCGAGATATTTCAAAAGAAAACAGTACAATTGATCTTAATGAAAATTACCTGAGTATTTTAAAAGACCTGTTGCAAGGCTACCGTAATAATTCGGTAAATATCATCACAAAAGGAATCAGTCAGGTGCCATGGGAGCAGATTGATAACATAAAAAAAATAACACTGTATCGTGTGCTTCAGGAATTGATGGTAAATATGAAGAAGCACAGCCAGGCTTCTAATGTGGTTATGAGTTTTAAATATGAGAACAATAAAATTCAAATTGCTTATACCGATAACGGTCGCGGATGCAACCTTTTAAAAGGAACCGGAATGCAGAATATGGAAAACCGTATAAAATCTATAAACGGAACGATTATTTTTGAATCTGAATCGGGTAGAGGATTCAAGTCAAAAATCTCAGTATAA
- a CDS encoding response regulator transcription factor, translated as MFKKVLIVDDHDVVSEGVLSILNQNDITNVVQAQYCDEAHLKVKRAVLDAEPFDLLITDLSFKQDYQNTTLESGEDLAAVLKDEFPELPIIVYSMEDRLQKVRTLINTHGVNGYVCKSRKGALELSQAIKQVANQNIFLSPQVENALNQNNELEIDDYDIELIKQLSMGFSQGEISQLFKSKKMVPSSLSSIEKRINKLKDVFKANNTIHLVAILKDLGLI; from the coding sequence ATGTTTAAAAAGGTTTTAATAGTTGATGATCACGATGTAGTAAGCGAGGGCGTACTTTCAATACTTAATCAAAATGATATAACCAATGTGGTTCAGGCACAATATTGCGACGAGGCACATTTAAAAGTAAAACGTGCTGTTTTAGATGCAGAGCCTTTCGATTTATTAATTACCGATTTATCTTTTAAACAAGATTATCAGAATACTACTTTAGAGTCTGGTGAAGATTTGGCAGCGGTCTTAAAAGATGAATTTCCGGAGTTACCGATTATCGTGTATTCTATGGAAGATCGTTTGCAAAAGGTTCGTACTTTAATTAACACTCATGGGGTTAATGGCTATGTTTGTAAAAGCCGAAAAGGAGCTTTAGAGTTGTCGCAGGCCATTAAACAAGTTGCTAATCAAAACATATTTCTTTCCCCGCAGGTTGAAAATGCCCTAAACCAAAATAACGAACTCGAAATTGACGATTACGATATAGAACTGATTAAACAATTGTCTATGGGGTTTTCTCAGGGAGAAATAAGTCAGTTATTCAAATCAAAGAAAATGGTTCCAAGTAGTTTAAGTTCTATTGAAAAACGTATCAATAAGTTAAAAGATGTTTTCAAGGCAAATAACACCATTCATTTAGTTGCGATTCTTAAAGATTTAGGCCTTATATAA
- a CDS encoding histidinol-phosphatase HisJ family protein gives MRKLNEFIWETHGIHAGTEQDHVKHGIDKLEDIIDKAIEAGHPSITFIIHSPRLTSFRYTAERETNVKFIRGNRSYLNYPKRIANLREKYEGQINIKYGVELEWMGPELGLQWSRSKIFQAEDADYVIGSVHFAPEGLPYDGSKEEALELLKLRGSLEAYWDGYFNEMIQMIESFGDMIQIIGHIDLPKLNVDMPEALINFETSAHPLANKFRTLLELIADRNLALDVNMAGKFKGVGVYPVQNILRRAKELQIPVCVGTDTHHVRYYGLNFKESLEYIQEAGYESYVSYSKLIPENRTIYDDHELKVKYTVLNKGIELLNQRLDTEQRRIIPDFSFGGSFSEFVDLYKGSTSMGEYNAIRIRKTGKSITVTNEIPEKPTKKVNGLFSKHLDKPGVISSLFNTLASEGINVETARLKSNDDGTAEAFLSINGDNENIKSAIDFINGTDAGTFTNLTYKENAELPNYHRDGVYLLEMDGVNLNLALSEKVIVTKHHNAPGVLLILLSALASKNINIIDLRLGKLNNVGYSALAVDGDSNTINNLLSKLGDQYYEANLIEFHSM, from the coding sequence ATGAGAAAACTTAACGAGTTTATTTGGGAAACACACGGTATTCATGCTGGTACAGAACAAGACCACGTAAAGCATGGTATTGATAAATTAGAGGATATTATTGATAAAGCTATTGAAGCCGGTCACCCGAGTATTACCTTTATTATTCACTCCCCTCGCTTAACAAGTTTTCGATATACAGCCGAGCGCGAAACCAATGTAAAATTCATTCGTGGTAACCGTTCGTATTTAAACTACCCAAAACGTATTGCCAACCTTCGTGAAAAATACGAAGGACAAATTAATATTAAATACGGAGTAGAATTAGAATGGATGGGACCTGAATTAGGATTACAATGGAGCCGTTCTAAAATTTTCCAGGCCGAAGATGCCGATTATGTTATTGGTTCAGTACACTTTGCTCCGGAAGGCTTACCTTACGATGGCTCGAAGGAAGAAGCCTTGGAATTATTAAAACTTCGTGGAAGTCTGGAAGCTTACTGGGATGGTTATTTTAATGAAATGATCCAGATGATTGAATCTTTCGGAGACATGATTCAAATTATTGGTCACATCGATTTACCAAAGCTTAATGTCGATATGCCTGAAGCTTTAATTAATTTTGAAACCAGTGCGCATCCATTAGCAAACAAATTCAGAACCCTTTTAGAGTTAATTGCCGACCGTAACTTAGCGCTGGACGTTAATATGGCTGGTAAGTTTAAAGGTGTTGGTGTATACCCGGTTCAAAACATTTTAAGACGCGCTAAAGAATTACAAATTCCGGTTTGTGTAGGTACCGATACGCACCATGTACGTTACTACGGACTTAACTTTAAAGAAAGTTTAGAATACATTCAGGAGGCTGGTTACGAGAGCTACGTGAGTTACTCGAAGTTAATTCCTGAAAACCGTACCATTTACGACGATCACGAGCTAAAAGTTAAATACACCGTTTTAAATAAAGGTATCGAACTTTTAAATCAACGATTAGATACCGAGCAAAGACGTATTATCCCTGATTTTTCATTCGGAGGGTCTTTTTCTGAATTCGTTGATCTTTATAAAGGTTCAACCAGTATGGGCGAATACAATGCCATTAGAATTCGTAAAACCGGGAAATCTATCACGGTAACAAACGAAATTCCTGAAAAACCAACCAAAAAAGTTAACGGATTATTCTCTAAACACTTAGATAAACCAGGGGTTATTTCATCATTATTCAACACGTTAGCTTCTGAAGGTATTAACGTAGAAACCGCGCGTTTAAAATCGAACGACGACGGAACTGCCGAAGCTTTTTTATCTATTAATGGTGATAATGAAAATATAAAAAGCGCTATCGATTTCATTAACGGAACCGATGCCGGAACCTTTACAAATTTAACCTATAAAGAAAACGCCGAACTACCAAACTACCACCGTGATGGCGTGTATTTATTGGAAATGGATGGAGTAAATCTAAACTTGGCTTTAAGCGAAAAAGTTATAGTTACTAAACACCATAATGCACCTGGAGTGTTATTAATCTTATTATCAGCTTTAGCTTCTAAAAATATCAATATTATTGATTTACGATTAGGAAAACTAAACAACGTTGGTTATTCGGCTTTAGCTGTTGACGGTGATAGTAACACCATCAATAACTTATTAAGTAAATTAGGAGATCAATACTACGAAGCGAATCTTATTGAGTTTCACAGTATGTAA
- a CDS encoding outer membrane beta-barrel protein: MMKKYFTSVLILFALLVSYKAPAQILLGLIFGDDLNSEKLIFGIHLNYSWNDISNLPESGSLNAFNLGLNFNYKISDKFRAQTEMLAKYTRGAGDIPVYSLGDEHLDALYADGKVSREIKYLSIPMAIQYLTAIGVYAEAGPHVSMRIKANDVFEADTPEGSLELKRNIKDVVNLWDFGWIVGVGYYIAPLKTTSVGVRYYGGLSDVMDGPGKQHHQQWAVYANIPLGRKGKDLKE, encoded by the coding sequence ATGATGAAAAAATATTTCACTTCGGTTTTAATTCTGTTTGCGCTTTTGGTAAGCTATAAGGCGCCTGCTCAAATTTTACTGGGCCTAATTTTTGGAGACGATTTAAACTCTGAAAAATTAATTTTCGGAATCCATTTAAATTATTCATGGAATGATATTTCAAATCTCCCGGAATCGGGAAGTTTGAATGCATTTAACCTTGGCTTAAATTTTAATTATAAGATAAGTGATAAGTTTAGGGCACAAACCGAAATGTTGGCAAAATACACTCGTGGCGCTGGAGATATTCCTGTGTATTCCTTGGGAGATGAACATTTGGATGCGTTATATGCCGATGGAAAAGTATCCAGAGAAATAAAGTATTTAAGTATCCCAATGGCCATTCAGTATTTAACAGCTATTGGAGTGTATGCCGAAGCTGGTCCGCATGTTTCCATGCGAATTAAAGCTAATGATGTTTTTGAAGCTGATACACCGGAGGGTAGTTTGGAGTTAAAACGGAACATTAAGGATGTAGTAAACCTTTGGGATTTTGGATGGATTGTAGGTGTTGGTTATTATATAGCGCCATTAAAAACTACATCGGTGGGTGTTCGTTATTATGGTGGATTAAGCGATGTTATGGATGGACCAGGAAAGCAGCATCATCAACAATGGGCGGTTTATGCCAATATTCCGTTAGGACGAAAGGGAAAAGATTTAAAGGAATAA